In Marinibacterium anthonyi, the DNA window GTCGCCGACCTTGTGCCTTTCGACGTGCCCGTGGGGTTCGACGAGGCGGACGAGCTGCACCGCTGCGTGATGCATTGCGAAGGGGCGTCGGCCTTTCTGAACCTGGTGCGGACCCGGCCGGTGCTGTTGCATGACGATTTCCACCACCGGGTAGAGCTGCGCGGCGGCTATACCCAGCGCCAGCATTACGAGGCTTACGACAGCCTGGCGTTGCTGCGGATCGAGATGGAACAGCGCATGGGCGCGGTGGATGGCGTGCTGGCGCCGTCGGCCCCGGGCTATGCGCCGCAGCTGGTGGACGGGCTGCGCCCCAGCGAGAACCCGGTTTTCAATGCCTGCTGGACGGCGTTGCAGGTGCCGGTGGTGAACCTGCCGGTCTGGGCGCCGGGGGCGACATTGCCGCTGGGCGTGTCGCTGATCGCGCCACGGGCGCATGACCGGCGGCTGCTGGCCATGGCCGGGCGGCTGGAAGGCCTGCTGGACCGGCGCTGAGCGTCGGCAGGCGCAAATTTTTCCCTGAAAAATTTGCGCCAGAATTTCGTGAAAATTCTGGCCTCTGGCCGGTGGGGGCGCCTTATCCGTGCAGCGGTTCGGACCTGATGTCCGGGACGACCAGCGCGGGGGCGATCGGCAGGCCTTCGCCCGAGGGCACCGCGAAGCTGTGCACCGGCTGCGATACATTGTGCAGCCGCACCGGGCCAAGCGGCCGCGCGTCCGCCGCGCCTTCGGCGATGTCGGCGGTGACGACGATGCGTTCGCCCACGATCTTGCCGTGATCGCCCAGCCGGGCCGCGATATTGGCGGGTTGGCCGATGACGGTGAAATCCAGCCGTTCCTGCGAGCCGACATTGCCATAGGTGACCCGCCCGAAGGCCAGCCCGATGGCGCAGTCGCTGCGATTGCCGCTGGCGTCGGGGTCCGCCGATTCCAGTTCGCTCACGATGGCCCGCGCCGCCGCCAGTGCCCGGATGCGGGCGCTGTCCGCGTCGTCGCCCGCCGGGAAGACCGCCAGGACAGCGTCGCCGATGAACTTCAGCACCTCGCCGCCTTCGGCCACCACCCGGGCCGAGACCGTGTCGAAGAAGCGGTTCAGCAGCGTGATGTAGTCGGTCCGGCCAAGCCGTTCTTCCAGCGCGGTGGAGGCGCGCAGGTCGCAGAACATGATGGCGGCGTCGATCTCGTCGCCGTCGCCGCGCCGGATCTCTCCGCCCAGGACGCGGGCGCCGGTGCGCTTGCCGACATAGGTTTCCAGCAGCGATTGCGCGGTGCCGCGCAGGCTGAACACCTCGAGATAGCGGCTGAGCACGGCCGAGATTTCGAAGATGAGGCCGAGGTCGGAGGTGGTGAAGCCGTCGGGATGATCCGTCGTCAGGGTCAGCACGTTGATGCGCCCGTCCGAGAAGGGCAGCGGCATGGCCACGTAATCGGTGGCGCCCTGGGCGCGCAGATCCTCGATGATGGGGAAGGCGTCGCGGCCCAGATCCGGTCCGATCTTCTGGCGCACCCCGCCCAGCCCGTTCGACACGTGGCGCAGCGGGCTGTTGATGTAGCCGGGGTGGCTGTGGATGTCGTAGGAGGTCGACATCATCTCGATCTCGGCGACATCGTGTTTCCACAGGTAGCGCCGCCCCGAGATCATCGGGTGCAGCGACCAGACCAGCACCGCCAGGCGCGAGATTTCCATGCCCGAGGCGCGCAGCTGGTGGGCGAAAGCCTCGACCAGGGCTTCGGGCGCGGTGATCCGGGCGGCGTCGCGCAGCAGCCAGTCGACCAGCGGGCCGGTCAGGTTGCCGCCCGTGGGCGCCTGGATGCGGTTTTCGCCCAGGTCGAAATCGGTGACGATGCCGGGCATGAAGGCCACGTGGTCGGCGACCTCGGCCGCGTCGGGCAGGGCGTGCGCATAGCTCCACACCGCGTTCTTCAGGGTCTCGCCGCCCAGGGTGGCGTCAAGGTATTGCGCTGTGCCCTTGAACGGGCAAAACGTCTGCATCTCGGTCTTCATGGTGCCGCACAGCGACAGATCTTCGCGCGGGAAGTAGATCGCGGCGGGCAGCCGCGTTTCGTACATGACCTTGGCCCGGGTGCTGGAGGCCAGCACCTTGCCATTGCGATAGGCGGTCACGCGACCCTGGAGGGGTTCGATCGTGATTCCGTAGTGCTGGTCGGAAAGTGAGGCGTGCACGTTCATGGGGTGTTCCCCCTGGATCCTGTTGGGTGCGCAGCAGATGGGGATCCTGGTTCCGGAATCCAAGAGGTAGTCCGAAATCCGGTCAGTCCATGCGGATCACGTCCTTGTCGATGGCCAGCATATAGCCCTTGCGGGCGATGGTCTTTACCAGCAGCGCCGCCACCATCTGGTTGCCAAGCGCGTCGCGCAGCCGCTTGATCCGGGTGGCGCCGGCGGCTTCGTCGCAATCGGCGGCCTGGCGGCCCGACACCACCGCTTCGAGTTCCGCGCCCGAGAGCACGTCGTCGTCCATCCGCGCCTCGGCCAGAACGGCAAGCGTTTCCATCGCGGCCGCCGTCAGCTTGAATTCCATGTCGTTGAGATAGACGGTGTTTTCCCCCCGGCTGACGATCAGCGAATTGACCCGGATGCCGGTGCGTTCGATCAGCTCCATCCGGCGGTTCAGCATGACCAGCTGGAACAGGAACACCAGCGCCGCCACCAGCAGCGCGGTGGCGAAGACCAGCAGCACCAGGATGACCATCCGGTACGACGTCAGCGTATCGGCGAAGGCGGTGCCGGATTGCGCCAGGATTTCCAGCAGCTTGATTTCCGCCGGGCCGGTCAGCCCGTCGTTTTCCATGAAGATCCGTTCGACGCGGGCGTTGAAGGCGTTGGCGTCGGGCAGGGTGATCAGCAGGACGGTGGCGGTGATGGCCAGCAGGGCGACGATGGCGGCGATGCCGATGCCGACGATCCGCCCGCCCGAGACCCGGTCAGTACCGGAGGAAATAGGCGCCGGCATTGGCCTTCCTCTGGTCAAGGCCGTCCGGCCCGAAGACCGAGACGACGTTCAGCAGGGTCCAGCCGGCCTTTTGCAGGCGCGGGGCCAGTTCCCTGGTCGCGGCGCCGGTGGAACAGGCGCCGGATATCGCGGCCACGCCGTACTGCAGCTTCAGCGGGTTGTCCTGCTTGGCCTTGTAATCGGCATAGCAGTCCTGCGCCGTGGCGGGCACGGCGAACGCCAGCAGAAGGCAGGTGAGAAGGGTGCGTGTCATGGGGCGTGTCATGTGGGGGAGACTGGCGGTTGAGGGTTTGAAATTCAATAACGGCCGGCGTCGAGGCGTCGGTTATCCGATAACAACGCGGTGTTATTGCGTGTTTTCAAGGGCCGGGGCGAGGGTGGTCCTGCCGCCGGCCATGGTCCGGCCCAACGATCCTTCGATACGATCAACACGATACCAGGAGCAATGACATGCCTCGACTTCTTACCGCCCTCGTGGCCTCGGCAGCACTCGCCACTTCCAGCCTGCCCGCTCATGCGGAGATGAACGTGGATCCCGGCGTGGTGGTCGGGGGGTTGATCACCCTGGGGCTGCTGGGCGCGGTGCTGAGCGACCGCAATGACCGCGACGATCATCACAAGGCGCAGCCGGGGCCGGTCTACAAGGTGGCGCCGGTGACGCGGCAGCCCCAGTATCTGCAAGAATATCCGCGGCAATCGGCGAAATCCTATCGCGGCGACGATTGGAACAAGCCCGGTCACGGGTATGGACACGTGAAGGGGGCCAGGGCGCCGTTGCCGGCCCATTGCCTGCGCGATGTCAGCAAGCCGGGCCAGTCGCTGACGCTGTATGGCCAGAACTGCCTGAGCCAGGCGCGGGTGGATGTCCGCGACCTGCCCCGCGACTGCACCGTCATCGTGCCGACGGCGCAGGGCCCCTATACCGGTTACGGTCCCTCGTGCCTGCAGGCGCGGGGCTACCGGGTCGGCTGGCGCTAGGTCCAGCCGGCCAACCGCGCCCGGGGCAGGCTCCCGCCCACCCACCCCGCCCGCCCCGGGCGCTCATCTTGGGCGCTCACCTCGGGTGCGCATCTCGGGCGCGGCCATCATTCGACCCTTGCGCCCCGGCTTCGGCCGGGGTTGTCATGTGGCCCATGACGCAGCCCGATTATTCCTACGAGACCCGCCTTGCCGCTGCCGGCGCGCTGCGCGTGGCCGGCACCGACGAGGTCGGGCGTGGCCCGCTGGCCGGTCCGGTCGTCGCCGCCGCCGTGGTGCTGGACCCCTTGGCCATCCCGGCCGGCATGAACGATTCCAAGACCCTGTCGAAGAAACGCCGCGCCCGGCTGGCCGCGCAGATCCTGGAGGTGGCCGAGGTGGGCATCGCCTGGGCCTCGGTCGAGGAGATCGACGAGATGAACATCCTGCAGGCCAGCATGCTGGCGATGG includes these proteins:
- the cyaA_1 gene encoding Adenylate cyclase 1, with product MNVHASLSDQHYGITIEPLQGRVTAYRNGKVLASSTRAKVMYETRLPAAIYFPREDLSLCGTMKTEMQTFCPFKGTAQYLDATLGGETLKNAVWSYAHALPDAAEVADHVAFMPGIVTDFDLGENRIQAPTGGNLTGPLVDWLLRDAARITAPEALVEAFAHQLRASGMEISRLAVLVWSLHPMISGRRYLWKHDVAEIEMMSTSYDIHSHPGYINSPLRHVSNGLGGVRQKIGPDLGRDAFPIIEDLRAQGATDYVAMPLPFSDGRINVLTLTTDHPDGFTTSDLGLIFEISAVLSRYLEVFSLRGTAQSLLETYVGKRTGARVLGGEIRRGDGDEIDAAIMFCDLRASTALEERLGRTDYITLLNRFFDTVSARVVAEGGEVLKFIGDAVLAVFPAGDDADSARIRALAAARAIVSELESADPDASGNRSDCAIGLAFGRVTYGNVGSQERLDFTVIGQPANIAARLGDHGKIVGERIVVTADIAEGAADARPLGPVRLHNVSQPVHSFAVPSGEGLPIAPALVVPDIRSEPLHG